A window from Vulpes vulpes isolate BD-2025 chromosome 9, VulVul3, whole genome shotgun sequence encodes these proteins:
- the LOC112908736 gene encoding melanoma-associated antigen B4-like → MTCRGLSDTVFKPQEGLGGGRIPGTDQNSRCQHLLPTLVPAVPDLVMPRGQKSKLRARKKRCQARVESQGLGHTQATTGEVNKSPSSVSGDAPSSSRAAGASQKPQGSQATSSSAARGSRRRSNAGAKSRVDGGKHSSQASTSPESARNDLLTRKVGILMQFMLERYAMKAPIIRAEMLKIINKKYKEDFPDIFGKASEHLELVFGLELKEIKPGGHSYNLVSSLDITSDGDVSNGWGPPKNGLLMPLLSVIFLSGNQASEEDIWEFMNILGVYEGRKHVVFGEPRKLITQDLVQEKYLEYRQVSGSDPPCYEFLWGPRAHAKTSKMRVLEFLAKVHDTVPSAFPFHYEEALRDEEEQAQVRAMAKAASATKASARSRATSSRSTPP, encoded by the coding sequence ATGACCTGCCGTGGACTTTCTGACACTGTGTTTAAACCCCAGGAGGGGCTTGGCGGAGGCCGGATTCCCGGGACTGATCAGAATTCAAGGTGCCAGCATCTTCTGCCCACACTTGTGCCTGCTGTCCCTGACCTAGTCATGCCTCGGGGCCAAAAGAGTAAGCTCCGTGCCCGTAAGAAACGCTGCCAGGCCCGTGTTGAGAGCCAGGGCCTTGGGCATACTCAGGCCACTACAGGAGAGGTCAATAAGTCCCCCTCTTCTGTTTCTGGGGATGCTCCCTCGAGCTCCCGTGCTGCTGGTGCTTCCCAGAAGCCTCAGGGATCCCAAGCCACTAGCTCTTCTGCTGCACGTGGTTCACGCCGCAGATCTAATGCAGGTGCCAAGAGCCGGGTTGACGGAGGTAAACATTCCTCCCAGGCCTCAACTTCCCCTGAGAGCGCTCGCAATGATCTTCTAACCAGGAAGGTGGGAATATTGATGCAGTTCATGCTAGAAAGGTATGCAATGAAGGCACCCATTATAAGGGCAGAGATGCTGAAGATCATCAACAAAAAGTACAAGGAAGATTTCCCTGATATCTTCGGGAAAGCCTCTGAGCACCTGGAGCTGGTCTTTGGCctagaattaaaagaaatcaagCCCGGTGGTCACTCCTATAACCTTGTGAGCAGCCTAGACATCACCAGTGATGGCGATGTGAGCAATGGCTGGGGTCCTCCTAAGAATGGTCTTCTTATGCCTCTTCTGAGTGTGATCTTCCTGAGTGGCAACCAAGCCTCTGAAGAGGATATCTGGGAATTCATGAATATCTTAGGCGTCTATGAAGGAAGGAAGCACGTAGTCTTTGGGGAGCCCAGGAAGCTCATCACCCAAGATTTGGTGCAGGAAAAGTACCTGGAATACCGCCAGGTGTCCGGTAGTGATCCTCCATGCTACGAGTTCCTGTGGGGCCCGAGAGCCCATGCCAAGACCAGCAAGATGAGAGTCCTAGAGTTTTTGGCGAAGGTCCATGATACCGTCCCCAGTGCCTTCCCATTCCATTATGAAGAGGCTCTGCGAGATGAGGAAGAGCAAGCCCAGGTCAGAGCCATGGCTAAGGCTGCCTCTGCTACCAAGGCCAGTGCACGTTCCAGGGCCACATCCAGCCGCTCCACTCCTCCCTAG